A genome region from Streptomyces pratensis includes the following:
- a CDS encoding GNAT family N-acetyltransferase, translated as MYPISRSSERLELRELTIDDVDAILAIYGDHETTKHMSFEPRTRAQVGQIVARSVASASASPRSEYALAIVESHSDELIGFGRIAADPHQPRGATFGFALNAKVWGLGYGVESVRLLLGLGFEDLKLHRIWGARSPLNEASARTMAKAGMVEEGIIRQHIERAGKWRDSVVHAIVEGDWPSA; from the coding sequence ATGTACCCGATCAGCCGTTCCAGCGAGCGCCTGGAACTTCGCGAACTCACCATCGATGACGTAGACGCGATTCTCGCGATCTACGGAGACCACGAGACGACGAAGCACATGTCGTTCGAGCCGCGGACACGAGCACAGGTAGGGCAGATCGTCGCTCGCTCCGTAGCCTCGGCCAGCGCATCGCCCCGCAGTGAGTACGCCCTCGCGATCGTCGAGAGCCACAGCGACGAACTGATCGGGTTCGGCCGCATAGCCGCCGATCCTCACCAGCCCCGCGGCGCCACCTTCGGCTTCGCGCTGAACGCCAAGGTGTGGGGACTCGGGTACGGCGTTGAGTCGGTGCGCCTCCTCCTCGGTCTCGGCTTCGAGGATCTGAAGCTCCATCGCATCTGGGGAGCACGATCGCCTCTGAACGAGGCGTCGGCGAGGACCATGGCGAAGGCGGGCATGGTAGAGGAGGGCATCATCCGGCAGCACATCGAGAGAGCCGGAAAGTGGCGCGACTCAGTGGTACACGCGATCGTCGAGGGCGACTGGCCCTCTGCGTAG
- a CDS encoding DUF6238 family protein yields the protein MTVTTDHATLPADERAVRQDIDQLHAEALDLARRMKELALVLDHGDYSAAGGRVRTAVAHIWRAAEDLHSAFHTAPPRCAGPDASMSRLCGRRMRYLAARVARRAG from the coding sequence ATGACCGTCACCACTGACCACGCCACGCTTCCCGCCGACGAGCGCGCGGTTCGACAGGACATCGACCAGCTGCACGCCGAAGCGCTCGACCTCGCACGGCGTATGAAGGAACTGGCCCTCGTGCTGGATCACGGCGACTACTCCGCCGCTGGAGGACGCGTACGTACGGCCGTCGCCCACATCTGGCGAGCCGCCGAGGACCTGCACAGCGCCTTCCACACCGCACCCCCGCGCTGTGCCGGGCCCGACGCGTCGATGTCGCGGCTGTGCGGCCGGCGGATGCGCTACCTGGCGGCCCGCGTCGCCCGGAGGGCCGGGTAA
- a CDS encoding SCO6880 family protein, with amino-acid sequence MSTRTYQFGKHRPTGLVGRRDLGEQVVLGGGAVIGILFGYLFNGVTAIAAACLVLPILLALVIVYAPYRPKGTSQRRTLYRWWRINRYHRKALRRTGGVWVSPAVEAGVRANGTPPDAALVEPEGVTGMTWVPVTVRGQQAVVVLQPEAGCVTATLEIASPGLGGKEVGEQIVALERWGELLDAFGNVEEHPVKRIQVLARQMKSDPYAHQRYIAQRDESAATTDAPQWLKDSYDVLANAVSTSAEEHRYYITIHARFTRDLAAEGAARGTGDEGIAAAMAAYLDELWSRAEDADLSVIAPLDEGRMTAFIRNSYDPDHAIWDTDLRQAHAFPRNVDVRDGAHVATRAAGFTGSWYHATAAVVGWPTTPVGPDFLSPLLIGMPDVIRTIAITQQLEPNDKAVERMLAEDTNNQAEIDRDRKRGKNIDPRDQIAASATGSRGMTLASSGAAGSAVVGYITISSRSAEELERTKRTTASRARNAHLRIEWLDLEHARAFATTLPLAGGIK; translated from the coding sequence ATGTCGACTCGTACGTATCAGTTCGGAAAGCACCGCCCCACGGGGCTGGTGGGCCGCCGCGACCTCGGCGAACAGGTCGTCCTCGGCGGCGGAGCCGTCATCGGCATCCTCTTTGGCTACCTCTTCAACGGCGTGACGGCCATCGCCGCAGCGTGCCTGGTCCTGCCGATCCTGCTCGCCCTGGTCATCGTGTACGCCCCGTACCGGCCCAAGGGCACGTCCCAGCGGCGCACCCTCTACCGCTGGTGGCGGATCAACCGCTACCACCGCAAGGCACTCCGCCGTACCGGCGGGGTGTGGGTGTCCCCGGCTGTCGAGGCCGGCGTGCGTGCCAATGGCACGCCCCCGGACGCCGCTCTTGTGGAGCCGGAAGGCGTTACGGGCATGACGTGGGTGCCGGTCACGGTCCGCGGACAGCAGGCCGTCGTGGTCCTCCAGCCGGAGGCCGGGTGCGTCACAGCCACTCTGGAGATCGCTTCGCCCGGCCTCGGCGGCAAGGAAGTGGGTGAGCAGATCGTCGCCCTGGAGCGCTGGGGTGAACTCCTCGACGCCTTCGGGAACGTCGAAGAACACCCGGTGAAGCGCATCCAGGTCCTGGCCCGGCAGATGAAGTCGGACCCCTACGCCCACCAGCGTTACATCGCGCAGCGCGACGAGTCGGCCGCGACGACGGACGCCCCACAGTGGCTGAAGGACTCGTACGACGTACTGGCCAACGCCGTCTCCACCAGCGCCGAGGAACACCGCTACTACATCACCATCCACGCCCGGTTCACCCGCGACCTGGCGGCCGAGGGCGCCGCCCGCGGCACTGGTGACGAAGGGATCGCCGCGGCCATGGCCGCGTACCTGGATGAGCTGTGGTCCCGCGCGGAGGACGCCGACCTCTCCGTGATCGCGCCCCTGGACGAAGGACGGATGACCGCGTTCATCCGCAACTCCTACGACCCTGACCACGCCATCTGGGACACCGACCTCCGGCAGGCGCACGCCTTCCCCCGCAACGTCGACGTCCGCGACGGTGCCCACGTCGCCACCCGCGCGGCAGGCTTTACGGGCAGCTGGTACCACGCCACGGCCGCCGTCGTCGGATGGCCCACGACCCCTGTCGGCCCCGACTTCCTCTCGCCTCTGCTGATCGGGATGCCCGACGTCATCCGCACCATCGCGATCACGCAGCAGCTCGAACCCAACGACAAGGCCGTGGAGCGGATGCTCGCGGAGGACACGAACAACCAGGCCGAGATCGACCGAGACCGCAAGCGTGGCAAAAACATCGACCCGCGGGACCAGATCGCCGCCAGCGCCACCGGCTCACGCGGCATGACCCTGGCATCCTCCGGCGCGGCCGGCTCCGCCGTAGTCGGCTACATCACCATCTCCTCGCGCAGCGCCGAAGAGCTGGAGCGCACCAAGCGCACTACCGCCTCCCGCGCCCGCAACGCGCACCTGCGGATCGAATGGCTCGACCTCGAACACGCCCGTGCCTTCGCCACGACCCTGCCCCTCGCCGGAGGCATCAAGTGA
- a CDS encoding type IV secretory system conjugative DNA transfer family protein, translating into MHHPLDPHDFGYSLGTSQRPKGVELWSRADKACRVIGPMGSGKTLRFFAPLVRRWAGPVLATSTKPDLVELTLDARQRDGRPVAVFDPQNIAPSLPRFRWTPINGAADTEVAMMRGKAFVAGSRTPNGAAQSSEGSAFYKGQASKILAAFFHAAALDGASLDRVLRWARKLTDPAPLGILNAHPGAGPGWADMLRTATTGDSRTVGNTASTLDAALEPFMHQSVINALQGDGEGPTDFGAFLDAGGTLYLLGKDSEVNSVAPLTTAIAEDLLDFAEAHALASPAGRLDPALLAALDEAPNIAPIPSLRQRVADGRGRGITVIYGLQAWASARARFGEDTAKELAAFTNNVIVLPGDKDPDFLKDMSDLCGQVERERTTKTTSRGDRGGHSTATHMALEPVLRGDEIRGLPEGHALVLADNLPPIVSRLDGMWTWDSWAEIEGHVRDLRAANEAERNRRATEKRNQAKAHAVAWARREGAAAA; encoded by the coding sequence ATGCACCACCCCCTCGATCCTCACGATTTCGGCTACTCGCTGGGCACCTCGCAGCGCCCGAAGGGCGTCGAGCTGTGGTCCCGCGCCGACAAGGCATGCCGGGTCATCGGCCCGATGGGCAGCGGAAAGACTCTGCGGTTCTTCGCCCCGCTCGTCCGCCGCTGGGCCGGGCCGGTCCTGGCCACCTCGACCAAGCCCGATCTGGTCGAACTGACCCTCGACGCGCGGCAGCGGGACGGTCGCCCCGTCGCCGTCTTCGACCCGCAGAACATCGCGCCGAGCCTCCCGCGCTTCCGGTGGACGCCGATCAACGGCGCAGCCGACACAGAGGTGGCGATGATGCGCGGGAAGGCGTTCGTCGCGGGCTCGCGCACCCCCAACGGTGCCGCACAGTCCAGCGAGGGCAGCGCCTTCTACAAGGGGCAGGCGTCCAAGATCCTCGCTGCCTTCTTCCATGCCGCCGCCCTCGACGGCGCCTCCCTCGACCGGGTGCTGCGGTGGGCTCGCAAGCTGACCGACCCGGCACCCCTCGGCATCCTCAACGCTCACCCGGGCGCTGGCCCCGGCTGGGCCGACATGCTACGCACGGCCACCACGGGCGACAGCCGCACCGTCGGCAACACCGCCTCGACCCTCGACGCGGCCCTCGAACCCTTCATGCACCAGTCGGTGATCAACGCCCTTCAGGGAGACGGAGAGGGCCCTACGGACTTCGGCGCGTTCCTCGACGCCGGGGGCACGCTCTACCTCCTCGGCAAGGACAGCGAGGTGAACAGCGTCGCGCCCCTGACCACCGCGATAGCCGAAGACCTTCTGGATTTCGCGGAGGCGCACGCCCTCGCGTCCCCGGCCGGTCGGCTCGACCCCGCACTCCTCGCGGCCTTGGACGAGGCGCCGAACATCGCGCCTATCCCCTCCCTCCGCCAACGCGTCGCCGACGGCCGGGGACGTGGCATCACGGTCATCTACGGACTCCAGGCGTGGGCGTCGGCTCGTGCCCGCTTCGGCGAGGACACCGCCAAGGAGCTGGCGGCCTTCACCAACAACGTCATCGTCCTGCCGGGGGACAAGGACCCCGACTTCTTGAAGGACATGTCGGACCTGTGCGGTCAGGTCGAGCGAGAGCGCACAACGAAGACCACGTCCCGCGGGGACCGCGGCGGTCACTCGACGGCCACGCACATGGCGCTCGAACCCGTCCTTCGAGGAGACGAGATCAGGGGCCTTCCCGAGGGGCACGCCCTGGTCCTCGCGGACAACCTCCCGCCGATCGTCTCCCGGCTCGACGGCATGTGGACCTGGGATTCCTGGGCCGAGATCGAGGGTCACGTCCGTGACCTTCGAGCCGCCAATGAAGCCGAGCGGAACCGGCGGGCCACCGAGAAGAGGAACCAGGCCAAGGCCCACGCGGTGGCGTGGGCCCGCCGTGAAGGAGCGGCTGCCGCATGA
- a CDS encoding sugar phosphate nucleotidyltransferase encodes MNERPTAVVIAAGGLGTRVAGWSPFLPKELRPVQGRPGLLHVLEEAATLGADRAVVVHHPYYAPLIEWTRQVLAPGAQARYRQLAHQPAGQHPLTEGMQVDFIAQHGRYADITSALNGAEHLNTGDLCLAFADNVDPSHTALSHLMATAPRGAPAVLAGPFTLQGASSHGVIICAGTGPNRTMAALVEKPDPAHAAQLVDEHGPESLRLLQGRARLTPELLRYLTASVRNTASEPKLSLALADYARHHAVGVVTSTKTMIDLGIPDTVELTRSD; translated from the coding sequence ATGAATGAGCGTCCCACCGCGGTTGTCATCGCAGCCGGAGGACTCGGCACCCGCGTAGCAGGTTGGTCCCCGTTCCTGCCTAAGGAACTCCGCCCGGTCCAAGGGCGCCCCGGCCTACTCCACGTGCTCGAGGAGGCCGCCACGCTGGGGGCCGATCGCGCCGTCGTCGTGCACCACCCGTACTACGCCCCGCTCATCGAATGGACCCGGCAGGTCCTCGCCCCCGGGGCCCAGGCCCGATACCGACAGCTCGCGCACCAGCCTGCCGGCCAGCACCCGCTGACCGAAGGCATGCAGGTCGACTTCATTGCACAGCACGGCCGCTACGCCGACATCACCTCCGCGCTGAACGGTGCCGAACATCTGAACACCGGGGACCTCTGTCTGGCCTTCGCTGACAACGTCGACCCCAGCCACACGGCCCTCTCCCACCTCATGGCCACCGCACCCCGGGGCGCCCCGGCAGTTCTCGCGGGACCGTTCACCCTGCAAGGCGCCAGCAGCCACGGGGTGATCATCTGCGCCGGCACAGGACCGAATCGCACCATGGCGGCGCTGGTCGAAAAACCTGACCCCGCTCACGCCGCACAACTGGTTGACGAGCACGGACCGGAGAGCCTTCGCCTGCTCCAGGGCCGCGCCCGGCTCACTCCCGAGCTGCTGCGCTACCTGACAGCATCCGTGCGAAACACGGCCTCGGAGCCAAAGTTGTCCCTCGCTCTCGCCGACTACGCCCGCCACCACGCGGTAGGCGTGGTCACCAGCACCAAAACCATGATCGATCTCGGTATCCCTGACACCGTCGAACTGACCCGTAGCGACTAG
- a CDS encoding ATP/GTP-binding protein has protein sequence MTDLLDHAPLSPMHETVRRPLYTETTTSQALYLPIAPPTLGTAGAIIGRELYSGKAFIYCPFSAFGDGLPGGNMIVMGDTGRGKSALTKTYAARQIRLGRQVVVLDTKEQKEREEGEWAALGRSLTGKASVKFAPGGGRGASCINPMDPAIAGKRQVELVRTIVELGLGKALDEFAGSALRIAIRRAHQRAGELGRTPVLADVSAALRSPDEADATAKKRTRDELLGDGLEASYVLDRLCGSEQDDTGDLTGMLDGPTSLGVDLDADMIVFDLTKVPSGGVAMTILVAVISVFLEEVWLRPLCECGTEPGQHNRVVVDANSGAWELGPNPDSGCRRYTQRKRILVCEEAWHILGTPQLASLLEKFLKFARGYGLSCIFIVHHLSDIDDSPETQAALKMADTIVIYSQKKAEAEATVARLGLPSWTAEHIMRLRRGIALWKVGEVIYPGVQHLLVEAEQHLCFSSGSMTDLTSTSPDAA, from the coding sequence GTGACCGACCTCCTCGACCACGCCCCGCTGTCGCCGATGCACGAGACGGTGCGCCGTCCCCTCTACACCGAGACGACCACCAGCCAGGCCCTGTACCTTCCGATCGCCCCGCCGACCCTCGGCACGGCGGGCGCGATCATCGGCCGGGAGCTGTACTCGGGCAAGGCGTTCATCTACTGCCCGTTCTCGGCGTTCGGTGACGGCCTGCCCGGCGGCAACATGATCGTCATGGGGGACACGGGCCGGGGCAAGTCGGCCCTGACCAAGACGTACGCGGCCCGGCAGATTCGCCTCGGGCGTCAGGTCGTCGTCCTCGACACCAAGGAGCAGAAAGAGCGCGAAGAAGGCGAGTGGGCCGCGCTCGGCCGCTCGCTGACCGGCAAGGCCTCGGTGAAGTTCGCACCCGGCGGCGGCCGTGGTGCCTCGTGTATCAACCCGATGGACCCGGCCATCGCGGGCAAGCGGCAAGTCGAGCTGGTACGCACGATCGTTGAACTCGGTCTCGGCAAGGCCCTGGACGAGTTCGCCGGCTCTGCCCTGCGGATCGCGATCCGCAGGGCCCACCAGCGGGCGGGAGAACTCGGCCGCACCCCGGTCCTGGCCGACGTCTCCGCCGCGCTGCGATCCCCCGACGAGGCCGACGCGACGGCCAAGAAGCGTACGCGGGACGAACTTCTCGGTGACGGCCTGGAGGCGTCCTACGTCCTGGACCGGCTCTGCGGCAGTGAACAGGACGACACCGGCGACCTGACGGGCATGCTCGACGGCCCGACCAGCCTGGGCGTGGATCTCGACGCCGACATGATCGTTTTCGACCTGACGAAGGTCCCGTCCGGCGGCGTCGCCATGACCATCCTCGTCGCCGTGATCTCGGTCTTCCTCGAAGAGGTCTGGCTGCGCCCGCTGTGCGAATGCGGGACGGAGCCGGGGCAGCACAACCGCGTCGTGGTCGACGCGAACTCCGGGGCCTGGGAGCTGGGGCCGAACCCCGACTCTGGCTGCCGCCGCTACACGCAGCGCAAGCGCATCCTCGTCTGCGAGGAAGCCTGGCACATTCTCGGGACCCCCCAACTCGCTTCGCTGCTTGAGAAGTTCCTGAAATTCGCGCGGGGATACGGGCTGAGCTGCATTTTCATCGTCCATCACCTGTCCGACATTGACGACAGCCCGGAGACCCAAGCGGCGTTGAAGATGGCCGACACCATCGTGATCTACAGCCAGAAGAAGGCGGAGGCGGAAGCGACGGTGGCCCGGCTGGGTCTGCCGTCCTGGACGGCCGAGCACATCATGCGCCTGCGCCGCGGAATCGCGCTGTGGAAGGTCGGCGAGGTGATCTACCCCGGCGTCCAGCACCTCTTGGTGGAGGCCGAGCAGCACCTGTGCTTCTCCTCCGGCTCGATGACCGACCTGACCAGCACCTCCCCGGACGCCGCGTGA
- a CDS encoding NUDIX domain-containing protein, whose translation MTGVVIEDGAILLLDQDTDSKRSWSLPGGKVENGETLAEALVREMREETGVEVEVGRLLYLCDNVKAHVVHVTFEARRIGGQIGAVTEGADTRPIRQVAFVKLDDLPGLEFSETFVKLCQEDFPGAGSYMGPKSAIGL comes from the coding sequence GTGACGGGCGTCGTCATCGAGGACGGCGCGATCCTGCTTCTTGACCAGGACACGGACAGCAAGCGGTCGTGGAGCCTGCCGGGAGGCAAGGTCGAGAACGGCGAGACTCTGGCCGAAGCCCTGGTTCGGGAGATGCGGGAGGAAACCGGCGTCGAGGTCGAGGTCGGGCGCTTGCTGTACCTGTGCGACAACGTCAAGGCTCATGTCGTTCACGTCACCTTCGAGGCCCGACGGATCGGCGGGCAGATCGGGGCCGTCACCGAGGGCGCGGATACACGCCCGATCCGGCAGGTCGCGTTCGTCAAGCTCGACGACCTGCCCGGCTTGGAATTCAGCGAGACGTTCGTAAAGCTCTGTCAGGAGGACTTTCCTGGGGCCGGCTCATACATGGGCCCCAAGTCCGCGATCGGCCTATGA